One region of Rhodocaloribacter litoris genomic DNA includes:
- a CDS encoding tetratricopeptide repeat protein — translation MGRLSGFVLLLALLWPPGCTPGDPVPPPAPTTPASLPAGGAYVGDAACASCHPDIAAAYARTNKARSVARFDPAAAPERFDGTRVPHPASRLAYEAFVRQDTLYQRELRTDADGNVLHERAHAAAYVIGSGNATRSYLMEVNGYLTEMPLTWYVHAGRWDMSPGYAEANDRFERQINVACITCHNGPVTHTPFTQNHYTEVPTGITCERCHGPASRHVARWREAAPAEPGTPDPTIVNPAHLDRGGQLSTCLQCHLAGVLVFKPGEDPTTYRPGTPLAAHRTVFVPETELTDPEAVGIDSHPVRLAKSACYRQSAMTCTTCHDPHRPKALLPPDHYNRACLQCHDAGHEAICTRPEADAPARAASGNCVGCHMQQGGTTNVPHVVFTDHWIRRRPGPPRDPATARPAFDSPAPLRLTALLEADRSEHLLIPRTRRTPATDLETAIAYFDFYETMHRVPAYLDSVRLYARRGFRAGADHVEARIALGRALAEIDSLEAAARVLDDAARAYPEHAWVHFWHGAVLEARGREDAAIAAYERAVALQPKLIEAQVKLADALLKAGFKEQARSRLETVVRLDPVHRPKAWYNLGLLYLEARRPDDAAQAFAEAARLDPDLADAFIQLGSFHLARNELDEAAAQFYRAIVAAPDHPAGYGSLGLVYLQAGRPREARQMFEKVLELDPGNTHARAFLNRLSERR, via the coding sequence ATGGGTCGTTTATCCGGTTTCGTCCTCCTTCTGGCCCTGCTGTGGCCCCCGGGCTGCACCCCCGGCGATCCGGTGCCCCCCCCGGCTCCGACGACGCCGGCGTCCCTGCCTGCCGGCGGCGCCTACGTGGGCGATGCCGCCTGTGCGTCCTGCCATCCGGACATCGCGGCGGCCTATGCCCGGACGAACAAGGCCCGTTCCGTCGCACGCTTCGACCCGGCCGCGGCACCCGAGCGCTTCGACGGCACCCGCGTGCCACATCCCGCCTCCCGCCTGGCCTACGAGGCCTTCGTCCGGCAGGACACCCTCTACCAGCGCGAGCTTCGCACCGACGCGGACGGCAACGTCCTGCACGAGCGCGCACACGCCGCTGCCTACGTCATCGGCTCGGGCAACGCGACCCGCTCCTACCTCATGGAGGTGAACGGCTACCTGACCGAGATGCCGCTGACGTGGTACGTCCATGCCGGGCGATGGGACATGAGCCCGGGCTATGCCGAAGCCAACGACCGGTTCGAACGCCAGATCAACGTGGCCTGCATCACCTGCCATAACGGGCCGGTGACCCACACCCCCTTCACCCAGAACCACTACACCGAGGTGCCGACGGGCATCACGTGCGAGCGGTGCCACGGCCCGGCCTCGCGCCACGTCGCCCGGTGGCGCGAGGCAGCCCCGGCGGAGCCCGGCACGCCCGATCCCACCATCGTCAACCCCGCCCACCTCGACCGGGGCGGGCAGCTCTCAACCTGCCTGCAGTGCCATCTGGCCGGTGTGCTCGTCTTCAAGCCCGGCGAGGACCCGACCACCTACCGCCCCGGGACGCCGCTGGCCGCACACCGCACCGTTTTCGTCCCGGAAACGGAGCTGACCGACCCGGAAGCCGTCGGGATCGACTCCCATCCGGTGCGGCTGGCGAAGAGCGCCTGCTACCGGCAGAGCGCGATGACCTGCACGACCTGTCACGACCCGCACCGGCCGAAAGCCCTGCTCCCCCCCGACCACTACAACCGCGCCTGCCTCCAGTGCCACGATGCCGGTCACGAGGCCATCTGCACCCGGCCGGAGGCCGACGCGCCCGCCCGGGCCGCTTCGGGCAACTGCGTCGGGTGCCACATGCAGCAGGGCGGCACCACCAACGTGCCCCACGTGGTCTTCACCGACCACTGGATCCGCCGGCGACCCGGACCGCCCCGGGATCCCGCGACCGCCCGCCCCGCCTTCGACAGCCCCGCGCCCCTGCGCCTGACGGCCCTGCTCGAAGCCGACCGGAGCGAGCATCTCCTCATCCCGCGCACCCGCCGCACACCGGCGACTGACCTGGAGACGGCCATCGCCTACTTCGACTTCTACGAAACGATGCACCGGGTTCCGGCCTACCTGGACTCCGTGCGGCTCTATGCCCGGCGCGGCTTCCGGGCGGGTGCCGACCACGTCGAGGCACGCATCGCCCTGGGGCGTGCACTGGCCGAGATCGACTCTCTCGAAGCTGCCGCCCGCGTCCTGGACGACGCCGCCCGGGCCTACCCGGAGCACGCCTGGGTCCACTTCTGGCACGGCGCCGTCCTGGAGGCACGCGGCCGGGAAGACGCCGCCATCGCCGCCTACGAACGGGCCGTCGCCCTCCAGCCGAAACTCATCGAGGCACAGGTCAAGCTCGCCGACGCCCTCCTGAAAGCCGGGTTCAAGGAACAGGCCCGCTCCCGGCTGGAAACCGTCGTCCGACTCGACCCGGTGCATCGCCCGAAGGCCTGGTACAACCTGGGGTTGCTCTACCTCGAAGCCCGCCGCCCCGACGACGCCGCACAGGCCTTCGCCGAAGCCGCCCGGCTCGACCCGGACCTGGCCGACGCGTTCATCCAGCTGGGGTCCTTCCATCTGGCCCGGAACGAGCTGGACGAGGCGGCGGCCCAGTTCTACCGGGCCATCGTGGCGGCACCGGACCATCCGGCCGGCTACGGCAGCCTGGGCCTCGTCTACCTGCAGGCCGGCCGGCCCCGCGAAGCCCGTCAGATGTTCGAGAAAGTGCTCGAACTCGACCCCGGTAACACCCACGCCCGGGCTTTCCTGAACCGGCTCTCCGAGAGAAGGTGA
- a CDS encoding DNA double-strand break repair nuclease NurA yields the protein MLDFHRLQSQLADFSAYQTREAALTASRLRRALAALEACRPAWEGLREKVAAARPKWLVAGLRADPGGVHHCGPRPTPVTVVATDGSQIFPDRHVEPTCYLLNVSRIAFQYGTRERPLMEAVPVFRYRRTELDALEDPLLDGATAEVVSALRDEIELRELLDTAKAARLPGRPLVALADGTLIRWMIRRMQNRALEAQLIERYTEILSGFRDEGLPLCSYISMPANTEVVNLLRLFLDEPEETGDGTTPPDPEQTLAGLTDRRLFEAVLPPGARSATFESASHIQREYGEDRICYFYLHVPLPGGGEIGRVEIPCWVADDERLVDLVHAVVLSECEKGNGYPMILSEAHERAVIRAQEKALFYELIEREMRGKGLSYAGSRKQASKRRPVV from the coding sequence ATGCTCGACTTTCATCGCCTGCAATCCCAGCTTGCCGACTTCAGCGCGTACCAGACCCGGGAGGCGGCGCTGACGGCCTCGCGGTTGCGACGGGCGCTGGCGGCGCTGGAAGCGTGCCGCCCGGCGTGGGAGGGGCTGCGGGAGAAGGTGGCCGCCGCCCGTCCGAAGTGGCTCGTGGCCGGCCTGCGGGCCGATCCGGGCGGGGTGCACCACTGCGGTCCCCGCCCCACCCCGGTGACCGTCGTCGCCACCGACGGCTCCCAGATCTTCCCCGATCGTCACGTGGAGCCGACGTGTTACCTGCTCAACGTCAGCCGGATCGCCTTTCAGTACGGCACCCGCGAGCGCCCGCTGATGGAAGCCGTGCCCGTGTTCCGCTACCGCCGCACCGAGCTCGACGCGCTCGAAGACCCGCTCCTGGACGGCGCCACGGCCGAGGTCGTCTCTGCCCTCCGCGACGAGATCGAGCTGCGCGAGCTGCTGGATACCGCGAAGGCCGCGCGCCTGCCAGGCCGGCCGCTGGTCGCCCTGGCCGACGGGACGCTCATCCGCTGGATGATCCGGCGCATGCAGAACCGCGCGCTCGAGGCGCAACTCATCGAACGCTACACCGAAATTCTGAGCGGTTTCCGGGACGAGGGCCTGCCCCTGTGCTCCTACATCAGCATGCCCGCCAACACCGAGGTGGTCAATCTGCTGCGCCTCTTTCTCGACGAACCCGAGGAGACAGGCGATGGGACAACGCCGCCGGACCCCGAACAGACCCTCGCCGGGCTGACCGACCGGCGCCTCTTCGAGGCCGTGCTGCCGCCCGGAGCCCGCTCGGCCACGTTCGAGTCGGCCTCGCACATCCAGCGCGAATACGGGGAGGACCGCATCTGCTATTTCTACCTCCACGTGCCCCTGCCCGGCGGCGGAGAGATCGGCCGGGTGGAGATCCCCTGCTGGGTGGCCGACGACGAGCGCCTCGTGGACCTCGTTCACGCCGTCGTGCTCAGCGAGTGCGAGAAGGGGAACGGCTACCCCATGATCCTTTCGGAAGCCCACGAACGCGCCGTCATCCGGGCCCAGGAGAAGGCGCTGTTCTATGAGCTGATCGAGCGCGAGATGCGGGGGAAAGGGCTCTCGTACGCCGGTTCGCGCAAGCAGGCCTCGAAGCGGCGGCCGGTCGTGTGA